From a single Paraburkholderia sp. D15 genomic region:
- a CDS encoding flagellar hook-length control protein FliK, translating into MNGIDTAVASLLANRIDSLLNIAPGSATASQTGAASVDTAPTNPTLIATPAPQPSAQTALSAVALTLNAIVRSGGEATPAVLGQMPIWPAAPALDVDVGALPLFDTGVDTPGATGAAGAGNANPNAAGAAGTTATANVAAAQVPVAALAAALEQTVGDSGLFYEAHLAQWLAGQRSPASLADEPQNKLVANAQLPLDWAGEGNDASGSTASTRQGMSGAPNSGQAGAADGNAARAAQSIPNAQTARFMAGEVLASSLSDLNGQTTHSNLHSATPQPGDASASQTSQSMAAAVHPATVPLVRQQLDMLATGQFRWAGEAWPGAKLDWTIEQDGDEWDRSGGGASSEDDQPWRTRLTLSLPTLGTVDAELTLTGTRLVARVQASPVGAARLALQGESFRQRLAAAGIALDGLTIREIGGGAPNTSAGAAGAAAAQAAASAYARSASAGAASGAAGAAARRASSSPALDDFDWEM; encoded by the coding sequence ATGAACGGAATCGACACGGCCGTCGCTTCGCTGCTAGCGAACCGGATCGACAGTCTGCTCAATATCGCCCCCGGCAGCGCGACCGCGTCGCAGACCGGCGCGGCGAGCGTCGATACCGCGCCGACCAATCCCACCCTCATTGCGACGCCCGCGCCGCAACCGTCCGCTCAAACCGCGCTGTCCGCCGTCGCGCTGACGCTCAATGCGATCGTGCGTTCGGGCGGCGAAGCCACGCCCGCCGTGCTCGGCCAGATGCCGATCTGGCCGGCGGCGCCCGCGCTCGACGTGGATGTGGGCGCGTTGCCGTTGTTCGATACGGGCGTCGATACGCCGGGCGCGACCGGTGCCGCTGGGGCCGGCAACGCCAATCCGAACGCCGCCGGCGCCGCGGGAACCACGGCCACGGCCAATGTCGCGGCGGCGCAGGTGCCGGTCGCGGCGCTCGCGGCCGCGCTCGAACAGACGGTCGGCGACAGCGGTCTTTTCTACGAAGCGCATCTCGCGCAATGGCTGGCCGGGCAACGCTCGCCCGCGAGTCTCGCCGACGAGCCGCAGAACAAGCTGGTGGCTAACGCGCAACTGCCGCTCGACTGGGCCGGCGAAGGCAATGACGCCAGCGGGTCGACGGCTTCGACACGCCAGGGCATGAGCGGCGCGCCGAACAGCGGCCAGGCCGGCGCGGCGGACGGCAATGCCGCCCGCGCGGCGCAGTCGATTCCGAATGCACAAACTGCCCGTTTCATGGCGGGCGAAGTGCTGGCCAGCTCGCTATCGGATCTGAACGGCCAGACGACCCACTCGAATCTGCACAGCGCGACGCCGCAGCCCGGCGACGCCAGCGCCTCGCAGACGTCGCAATCGATGGCGGCGGCGGTGCATCCGGCAACGGTGCCGCTGGTGCGCCAGCAACTGGACATGCTCGCGACCGGGCAATTCCGCTGGGCCGGCGAAGCATGGCCCGGCGCGAAGCTCGACTGGACCATCGAACAGGACGGCGACGAATGGGATCGCAGCGGCGGCGGCGCGTCGAGCGAAGACGACCAGCCGTGGCGCACCCGCCTGACGCTGTCGCTGCCGACGCTCGGCACCGTCGACGCCGAATTGACGCTCACCGGCACGCGCCTCGTCGCGCGTGTGCAGGCGAGCCCGGTCGGCGCGGCGCGGCTGGCGCTGCAGGGCGAGAGCTTCCGTCAGCGGCTGGCGGCCGCCGGCATCGCGCTCGACGGCCTGACGATCCGCGAGATCGGCGGCGGCGCGCCCAACACCAGCGCGGGCGCGGCCGGTGCGGCAGCGGCGCAGGCGGCCGCGTCGGCGTATGCGCGCTCGGCGTCGGCGGGTGCGGCGTCTGGCGCCGCGGGGGCCGCCGCGCGCCGCGCATCGAGCAGCCCGGCGCTCGACGATTTCGATTGGGAGATGTGA
- a CDS encoding EscU/YscU/HrcU family type III secretion system export apparatus switch protein yields the protein MSRKHRRSAAALIYDAKGGDPAPRVIAKGYGMLAEMIVQRAKEAGLYVHEAPEMVSLLMQVDLDSRIPPQLYQAVAELLAWLHRLESGAGIEPAPGGSGGAGGASKARDVIDVEAIEVEDGTSGR from the coding sequence ATGAGCCGCAAACACCGCCGCAGCGCGGCCGCGCTCATCTATGACGCGAAGGGTGGCGATCCCGCGCCGCGCGTGATCGCCAAGGGCTACGGCATGCTCGCCGAGATGATCGTGCAGCGCGCCAAGGAAGCCGGCTTGTATGTGCACGAGGCGCCGGAGATGGTCTCGCTGCTGATGCAGGTCGATCTGGATTCGCGGATTCCGCCGCAGCTTTATCAGGCGGTGGCCGAATTGCTTGCCTGGCTGCACCGGCTGGAGAGCGGGGCGGGGATCGAGCCTGCACCGGGCGGTAGCGGCGGGGCAGGCGGGGCCAGCAAAGCGCGGGATGTCATCGACGTGGAAGCGATCGAAGTGGAAGACGGCACGAGCGGCCGCTGA
- a CDS encoding GMC family oxidoreductase N-terminal domain-containing protein has protein sequence MQYDYIIVGAGSGGCSLASRLADSCPDATIALLEAGPHTDRNLFVNMPVGVAVVVPNKLKTNYGYLTTPQPGLAGRQGYQPRGRGFGGSSAINAMIYTRGHPLDYDEWAQLGCEGWSWAEVLPYFRRAEGNERGADAWHGDSGPLTVSDLRFQNPFSKRFVQAALEAGYQPNRDFNGADQEGVGFYQVTQRDGRRCSVARAYVYDRERPNLHKIAGATVLRVNFDGKRATGVDMVRGGRRETLDARAEVILAGGAFNSPQLLMCSGIGPAEHLRSLGINVLHDAPEVGQNLIDHVDFTINKRVSSIEPTGFSLRGIARMLPQFASFMRHGNGMLSSNVAEAGGFLKSKPTLDRPDLQLHFCAALVDDHNRHMHWGHGYSLHVCVLRPHSRGTVTLASADARVAPLIDPRFFSDSRDLDLLVEGAQMARRILDAPSLALHGGTELYTHAGQTADELRQTIAEHADTIYHPVATCRMGGDARSVVDPQLRVRGVTGLRIVDASVMPTLIGGNTNAPTVMIGERAAELIAASRRDAQAGQVATSRISGLAASASAPVS, from the coding sequence ATGCAATACGACTACATCATCGTCGGTGCAGGCTCGGGCGGTTGCTCGCTGGCGAGCCGTCTCGCGGATAGCTGTCCCGACGCCACCATCGCCCTGCTCGAGGCCGGGCCGCATACGGATCGCAATCTGTTCGTCAACATGCCGGTCGGCGTGGCGGTCGTGGTGCCGAACAAACTCAAGACCAACTACGGCTATCTGACCACGCCGCAGCCCGGTCTCGCGGGACGCCAGGGTTATCAGCCACGCGGACGCGGCTTCGGCGGATCGAGCGCGATCAACGCGATGATCTACACGCGCGGCCATCCGCTCGATTACGACGAATGGGCGCAACTCGGCTGCGAAGGCTGGTCGTGGGCGGAAGTGCTGCCGTATTTCCGTCGCGCCGAGGGCAACGAACGTGGCGCCGACGCATGGCACGGCGACAGCGGACCGCTCACCGTTTCCGATCTGCGGTTTCAGAATCCGTTTTCGAAGCGCTTCGTGCAGGCCGCGCTCGAAGCGGGCTATCAGCCGAACCGCGATTTCAACGGCGCGGATCAGGAAGGCGTCGGCTTCTACCAGGTCACGCAGCGCGACGGCCGCCGTTGCAGCGTGGCGCGCGCCTATGTCTACGATCGCGAGCGCCCGAATCTGCACAAGATCGCGGGGGCGACCGTGCTACGGGTCAATTTCGACGGCAAGCGCGCGACCGGCGTGGACATGGTGCGTGGCGGGCGGCGCGAAACGCTCGACGCGCGCGCCGAGGTGATCCTCGCGGGCGGCGCGTTCAACTCGCCGCAGTTGCTGATGTGTTCGGGCATCGGGCCGGCCGAACATCTGCGCTCGCTCGGCATCAACGTGCTGCACGACGCGCCGGAGGTCGGACAGAACCTGATCGATCATGTCGATTTCACGATCAACAAGCGCGTGTCGTCGATCGAGCCGACCGGTTTTTCGCTGCGCGGCATCGCGCGGATGCTGCCGCAATTCGCGAGCTTCATGCGACACGGCAACGGCATGCTGTCGAGCAACGTCGCCGAGGCGGGCGGTTTCCTGAAGAGCAAACCGACGCTCGATCGGCCCGATCTGCAGCTGCATTTCTGCGCGGCGCTGGTCGACGATCACAACCGGCACATGCATTGGGGCCACGGCTATTCGCTGCACGTGTGCGTGTTGCGGCCGCACAGCCGCGGCACGGTGACGCTGGCGAGCGCGGATGCGCGCGTCGCGCCCCTGATCGACCCGCGCTTTTTCAGCGACTCGCGCGATCTGGATTTGCTGGTGGAAGGTGCGCAGATGGCGCGGCGCATTCTGGATGCGCCGTCGCTCGCGCTGCATGGCGGCACCGAGTTGTACACGCATGCAGGACAGACGGCCGACGAATTGCGCCAGACCATCGCCGAACACGCCGATACGATCTATCACCCGGTGGCCACCTGCCGGATGGGCGGCGACGCGCGTTCGGTGGTCGATCCGCAATTGCGCGTACGCGGCGTGACGGGACTGCGGATCGTGGATGCGTCGGTGATGCCGACGCTGATCGGCGGCAATACCAATGCGCCGACGGTGATGATCGGCGAGCGCGCGGCCGAGCTGATCGCGGCGAGCCGTCGCGACGCGCAGGCAGGGCAGGTGGCGACTTCGCGGATCAGCGGGCTGGCGGCGTCGGCGTCGGCGCCGGTGTCGTAA
- a CDS encoding flagellar protein FliT, with the protein MTSNAEYFARYEAIAAISCRMLMAARRALWNDLVHLQEEYRHLVDALKDAETGVKLDESERLRKYALIRQILADDAAIRDLANPRMANLSALFAGRPTRVLKELYGAR; encoded by the coding sequence AGGCGATCGCAGCGATTTCCTGCCGCATGCTGATGGCTGCCCGGCGCGCGCTGTGGAACGATCTGGTCCACTTGCAGGAGGAATACCGGCATCTGGTCGACGCGTTGAAGGACGCCGAAACCGGGGTGAAGCTCGACGAGTCGGAGCGATTGCGCAAGTACGCGCTGATCCGGCAAATCCTCGCCGACGATGCCGCGATCCGCGATCTGGCGAATCCGCGCATGGCCAACCTGTCGGCGTTGTTCGCCGGCCGGCCGACGCGCGTGCTCAAGGAACTGTACGGGGCGCGCTGA
- a CDS encoding isovaleryl-CoA dehydrogenase, with protein sequence MERHSFGQTHEVTNQVPPLTDYNLFATDAALSTALERDGAQWHRDALLRHGAALTTPDTLALAEVANRHTPEWHPFSPRGERIDALEFHPAWHELLALLRREGLHALPFSDPRHGAMVARCAGYFQHAQIESGSLCPLTMTFASIPVLQREPALFEKLRDKLYAREHDPRDVPLPHKLSAMVGMGMTEKQGGSDVRSNQTRAYATGGSGRGAAYRLVGHKWFFSAPQCDAHLVLARTGDHEGLSCFYVPRFAPDGRKNTVQIQQLKDKLGNRSNASSEVEFLDAFGILIGDEGRGVPTIIEMANYTRLDCVIGSAALMRAALVQAIHHARHRSAFGRQLAEQPLMRNVLADLALESEAATVLFMRLARAFESSAEAASTSSVERAWRRIVTPAAKYWVCKRALEFTGEAMEVWGGNGYVETGPMARFYREAPVNSIWEGSGNVMCLDVLRAMEREPDAAHALFAAWQADAHAHPALQSALGRLAGTLGGPADQREASARRIAQQIVLIAQAVLLVQHAPSEVADAFVATRLADGCGESGRVYGTLPASVDHAAIIERAFPG encoded by the coding sequence ATGGAACGGCACAGCTTCGGCCAGACTCACGAGGTGACGAATCAGGTCCCGCCGTTGACGGACTACAACCTGTTCGCCACCGACGCCGCCTTGTCCACCGCCCTCGAGCGCGACGGCGCGCAGTGGCATCGCGATGCATTGCTGCGGCACGGCGCGGCGCTCACCACGCCCGACACGCTCGCGCTCGCCGAGGTGGCGAACCGTCATACGCCGGAATGGCATCCGTTCAGCCCGCGCGGCGAACGGATCGACGCGCTGGAGTTTCATCCCGCATGGCATGAGCTGCTGGCTTTGCTGCGCCGCGAAGGTCTGCATGCGTTGCCATTTTCCGATCCGCGACACGGCGCGATGGTCGCGCGCTGTGCCGGCTATTTTCAGCATGCGCAGATCGAGTCCGGTTCGCTGTGTCCGCTGACCATGACGTTCGCGAGCATCCCCGTGTTGCAGCGCGAACCGGCGCTGTTCGAGAAACTGCGCGACAAGCTGTACGCGCGCGAACACGATCCGCGCGACGTGCCGCTGCCGCACAAACTGTCCGCGATGGTCGGCATGGGCATGACCGAGAAGCAAGGCGGCTCGGACGTACGCAGCAACCAGACCCGCGCTTATGCGACCGGCGGCAGTGGCCGCGGCGCCGCGTACCGGCTGGTCGGCCACAAGTGGTTCTTTTCCGCGCCGCAATGCGACGCCCATCTGGTCCTCGCCCGCACCGGCGATCACGAAGGCCTGTCGTGCTTCTACGTGCCGCGTTTCGCGCCGGACGGCCGCAAGAACACCGTGCAGATCCAGCAGCTGAAGGACAAGCTCGGCAACCGCTCGAACGCGAGCAGCGAAGTCGAATTCCTCGACGCGTTCGGCATTCTGATCGGCGACGAAGGGCGCGGCGTACCGACCATCATCGAAATGGCGAACTACACGCGGCTCGATTGCGTGATCGGCAGCGCGGCGTTGATGCGCGCGGCGCTCGTGCAGGCGATTCATCACGCGCGTCATCGCAGCGCGTTCGGCCGTCAGTTGGCCGAACAACCGCTGATGCGCAACGTGCTCGCGGATCTAGCGCTCGAATCGGAAGCGGCCACGGTGCTCTTCATGCGGCTCGCGCGCGCATTCGAATCGAGCGCGGAGGCTGCGTCGACGTCGTCGGTCGAGCGTGCGTGGCGGCGCATCGTCACGCCCGCCGCGAAGTACTGGGTCTGCAAGCGCGCGCTGGAATTCACCGGCGAGGCGATGGAAGTGTGGGGCGGCAACGGCTACGTCGAAACCGGTCCGATGGCGCGTTTCTATCGCGAGGCGCCAGTGAATTCAATCTGGGAAGGCTCCGGCAACGTGATGTGCCTCGACGTGCTGCGCGCGATGGAACGCGAGCCGGACGCCGCGCACGCGTTGTTCGCCGCGTGGCAGGCCGACGCGCACGCGCATCCGGCCTTGCAGAGCGCGCTCGGGCGGCTCGCGGGCACGCTCGGCGGGCCGGCCGACCAGCGCGAGGCGTCCGCGCGGCGGATCGCGCAGCAGATCGTGCTGATCGCGCAGGCCGTGTTGCTGGTTCAGCACGCGCCGTCCGAAGTCGCCGACGCGTTCGTCGCCACGCGTCTCGCGGACGGCTGCGGCGAAAGTGGTCGCGTGTACGGCACGCTGCCGGCAAGCGTCGATCACGCGGCGATCATCGAACGGGCTTTTCCGGGCTGA
- a CDS encoding coniferyl aldehyde dehydrogenase, with protein MKNDLPEVAALEALLRDQRHAYLRAPYPSWEQRATHLKALRKVMLDNRDALAATMHDDFGNRAKQEVLLAEFLLVKEEIDGALRHGKRWMKAQRRSTNKWLLPARAKVVPQPLGVVGIIVPWNYPVLLAVGPLISALTAGNRAIIKMSELTPRTSALFEQLIGQTFARDHVAVVNGDAALAAAFSAQPFDHLLFTGSTKVGHEVMRAAAEHLTPVTLELGGKSPALIGAHARFDNAVDNLIAGKTLNAGQTCIAPDYVLVPRGKEQAFVERARARMAAMYPGFASNPDYTSIISPRHFERLERLADEARAAGAQLHALTDSSPDAASRRYPLIAVTNAPDHCALMQEEIFGPLLPILPYDTLDDAIAWINARPRPLALYLYADDSATIERVTHETIAGGMAVNETLMHLACESLPFGGVGASGMGAYHGYEGFVTFSKMKPVLTQARLNARGWIAPPYGKRVNALLKLMMRF; from the coding sequence ATGAAGAACGATCTGCCGGAGGTCGCCGCGCTCGAAGCGCTGCTGCGCGATCAGCGTCACGCCTATCTGCGCGCGCCGTATCCGTCGTGGGAGCAACGCGCGACGCATCTGAAGGCGTTGCGCAAGGTGATGCTCGACAACCGCGACGCGCTCGCCGCGACCATGCACGACGACTTCGGCAATCGCGCGAAGCAGGAGGTACTGCTCGCCGAGTTCCTGCTGGTGAAGGAAGAAATCGACGGCGCGCTGCGGCACGGCAAGCGCTGGATGAAAGCGCAACGCCGCAGCACCAACAAATGGCTGCTGCCCGCGCGCGCCAAGGTGGTGCCGCAGCCGCTCGGCGTGGTCGGCATCATCGTGCCGTGGAATTATCCGGTGCTGCTCGCCGTCGGCCCGCTGATCAGCGCGCTGACCGCCGGCAATCGCGCGATCATCAAGATGTCGGAGTTGACGCCGCGCACCTCGGCGCTGTTCGAGCAGCTGATCGGTCAGACCTTCGCGCGCGATCACGTCGCGGTGGTCAACGGCGACGCCGCGCTCGCCGCCGCGTTCAGCGCACAGCCCTTCGACCATCTGCTGTTCACCGGTTCGACGAAGGTCGGCCACGAAGTGATGCGCGCCGCCGCCGAGCATCTGACGCCGGTCACGCTGGAACTCGGCGGCAAGTCGCCCGCGCTGATCGGCGCGCACGCGCGCTTCGACAACGCGGTGGACAACCTGATCGCGGGCAAGACGCTGAACGCAGGGCAAACCTGCATCGCGCCGGATTACGTGCTGGTGCCGCGCGGCAAGGAGCAGGCCTTCGTCGAGCGGGCGCGCGCGCGGATGGCGGCCATGTACCCCGGCTTCGCGAGCAACCCCGACTACACGTCGATCATTTCGCCGCGCCATTTCGAGCGGCTGGAACGTCTCGCGGACGAAGCCCGCGCCGCCGGTGCGCAATTACATGCGCTGACCGACAGTTCACCCGACGCGGCGAGCCGCCGTTATCCGCTGATTGCCGTGACCAATGCGCCGGATCATTGCGCGTTGATGCAGGAGGAAATTTTCGGGCCGCTGCTGCCGATCCTCCCCTACGACACGCTCGACGACGCGATTGCGTGGATCAACGCCCGGCCGCGTCCGCTCGCGCTGTATCTGTACGCGGACGACAGCGCGACCATCGAGCGGGTCACGCACGAAACGATTGCCGGCGGCATGGCGGTCAACGAGACGCTGATGCATCTGGCGTGCGAAAGCCTGCCGTTCGGCGGCGTCGGTGCGAGCGGGATGGGGGCGTATCACGGTTACGAAGGCTTCGTGACGTTCTCGAAGATGAAGCCGGTGCTGACGCAGGCGCGGTTGAATGCGCGCGGCTGGATTGCGCCGCCGTATGGAAAACGGGTGAATGCGTTGCTGAAGCTGATGATGCGGTTTTGA